From the genome of Dickeya aquatica, one region includes:
- a CDS encoding glycosyltransferase, producing MRILIVIDGLPGGGAEKVVLTLAQGLIAARHQVSLFSLRDVQEYPLPAGLTYQTLVDRCTSPWRKLNELTRRAKALDTAIRAAESRHGNFDLVLSNLHKTDRIVARCAALKRSSVWFCLHGMFSPSYIGHRQGVSRWLKRKKIQRVYQQRNLVAVSQAVLGDMRNAFQVSPARAEVINNPFDFDRIAELAAQPCEMAGKAYLIHVGRLHPHKRHDRLLQAYALSGITLPLLLLGKGASEYTRQLQQLAETLGVADRVIFHGFCDNPYPYIRHARLLVLSSDSEGFGNVLVESLFCGTPVVSTRCPGGPEEILTGDLARGLSNLNERDLAQTMLSVLQSPPPIAAEQLDRYRLETICARYLALAESR from the coding sequence ATGAGGATCCTGATCGTTATCGATGGCCTGCCCGGTGGCGGAGCGGAAAAAGTGGTACTGACGCTCGCCCAGGGGTTGATCGCCGCCCGGCATCAGGTTTCGCTGTTCTCATTACGGGATGTACAGGAGTATCCGCTGCCTGCGGGGCTGACCTATCAAACCCTTGTTGATCGCTGTACCTCGCCCTGGCGTAAGTTAAATGAACTGACTCGCCGGGCAAAAGCGCTGGATACGGCCATCCGCGCAGCGGAATCCCGCCACGGCAACTTCGATCTGGTGCTGTCTAATTTGCATAAAACCGATCGCATCGTCGCTCGTTGCGCGGCGCTAAAGCGCAGCAGCGTCTGGTTTTGTCTGCACGGTATGTTTTCACCGTCTTATATTGGCCATCGTCAGGGCGTTTCACGCTGGCTAAAACGCAAGAAAATTCAGCGTGTTTACCAGCAACGCAATCTGGTTGCCGTCTCGCAAGCCGTGCTTGGCGACATGCGCAATGCGTTTCAGGTTTCGCCTGCCCGTGCCGAGGTTATCAATAACCCGTTCGATTTTGACCGGATTGCCGAACTGGCTGCACAACCCTGTGAGATGGCGGGCAAAGCGTACCTGATTCACGTCGGGCGTCTGCATCCGCATAAACGTCACGATCGCCTGTTGCAAGCGTATGCCCTGAGCGGCATCACGCTACCGTTACTGCTGTTAGGCAAGGGGGCCAGCGAATATACCCGGCAGCTACAACAGCTTGCCGAAACGCTCGGCGTTGCTGACCGGGTTATCTTTCACGGCTTTTGCGACAATCCTTACCCTTATATCCGCCATGCGCGCCTGCTGGTACTCAGCTCAGACAGCGAAGGTTTTGGCAATGTCCTGGTCGAAAGCCTGTTCTGCGGTACACCGGTGGTCAGCACGCGCTGCCCCGGCGGGCCAGAGGAGATCCTGACCGGCGATCTGGCACGCGGCTTGTCGAACCTGAATGAACGCGATCTGGCGCAGACGATGCTGTCAGTATTGCAGTCACCGCCACCGATCGCCGCAGAGCAACTCGATCGCTATCGTCTTGAGACGATCTGTGCGCGCTATCTGGCACTGGCTGAGTCACGTTGA
- a CDS encoding glycosyltransferase family 9 protein has protein sequence MKKGWKFKAVDLYLRLVAARKARLQPAQQLVNETDFSHIVIYSTTALGDFMFNTPAIRAVRQRFPNATITLVVHKKLYEFVAGGQDWQHVVCWNSKVNTVPKLVKDIQRIALPDLAIILHSHDPYDYLSAVLSGARYVLRDNHQDGIEVMNRWLSGYIMGFHGHFIQRRLELVAMLGADTGNIAMRIPFALTPVVKAEHRRVIGFQMGASTPERCWPVEYFAGLAVRLCESDERIDIVLIGGGDREVAQGQAFFNTLDSRYHSRVLNKIGATTLKELVATIQGMDLLLTGDTGPLHLAIALRVPTVSLFVGAIPAVTGPYQDPQLHDVIYGVQNNLNTQVDNRMRIISPEQVEAKVRERIKTIDAS, from the coding sequence ATGAAGAAAGGCTGGAAATTCAAAGCGGTTGATCTTTATTTGCGCCTGGTCGCCGCCAGAAAAGCGCGATTACAGCCCGCACAGCAGTTAGTGAATGAAACCGATTTTTCTCATATCGTGATTTATTCCACGACAGCCCTGGGCGATTTTATGTTCAACACACCGGCGATACGTGCGGTACGCCAGCGTTTTCCGAATGCCACCATTACGCTGGTGGTGCATAAAAAGCTCTATGAATTTGTTGCGGGTGGGCAAGACTGGCAGCACGTCGTGTGCTGGAACAGTAAGGTCAACACGGTGCCTAAGCTGGTAAAAGATATTCAGCGCATCGCACTACCCGATTTGGCGATTATCCTGCATTCGCATGATCCTTACGATTATCTCAGCGCGGTGCTCTCTGGCGCTCGCTATGTATTGCGTGATAACCATCAGGATGGCATTGAGGTCATGAATCGCTGGTTGTCTGGCTATATTATGGGTTTCCACGGGCATTTTATTCAGCGCCGCCTTGAACTGGTGGCGATGCTGGGGGCAGATACCGGGAATATTGCCATGCGCATTCCCTTTGCGCTTACGCCGGTAGTGAAAGCAGAACATCGACGAGTGATTGGTTTTCAGATGGGAGCCTCAACGCCGGAACGCTGTTGGCCGGTTGAATACTTTGCCGGTCTGGCGGTGCGTTTGTGTGAATCGGATGAGCGTATCGACATTGTGCTGATTGGTGGTGGCGACCGGGAAGTTGCGCAAGGTCAGGCGTTTTTTAACACCCTGGATAGCCGGTATCACAGCCGGGTACTCAACAAGATTGGGGCGACCACACTGAAAGAGCTCGTTGCCACCATTCAGGGGATGGATCTGTTATTAACCGGAGATACCGGGCCGCTACATCTGGCAATAGCGCTACGCGTGCCGACGGTGAGCCTGTTTGTCGGGGCGATTCCCGCTGTTACCGGGCCTTATCAAGACCCCCAATTGCACGATGTTATCTATGGCGTACAAAATAACCTCAATACGCAGGTCGATAACCGGATGAGGATTATTTCACCCGAGCAGGTAGAAGCCAAAGTCCGTGAGCGTATCAAAACGATAGATGCCTCTTAA
- the rfaQ gene encoding putative lipopolysaccharide heptosyltransferase III has protein sequence MNHNVATTAIQRILLIKLRHHGDMLLITPVINTLSECYPNARIDVLMYLETQDMLAANPRINRLITIDRQWKKQGIAAQLTHEYRLLKDIKKQGYDMVVNLADQWRSALITGLTKAPVRLGFNFPKRQHLVWRRSHTQLVETDGHATQHTVEQNLSILTPLHLATLSTQVSMCYTPSDWQYTQLRLQQQQVGERYIVVQPTSRWLFKCWDEIKWAEVIGALHQEGYQVVLTSGPEASEQRMVAQIMAHSPKERVISLSGQLTLRQLAALIDHAALFLGVDSVPMHMAAALHTPCIALFGPSKLTFWHPWQASGEVIWAGHYGDLPDPDDIDTNTEQRYLDLIPAEDVIAAARRHLL, from the coding sequence ATGAATCATAACGTCGCAACCACCGCGATCCAGCGTATTTTGCTGATTAAATTGCGCCATCATGGCGACATGTTGCTGATTACTCCTGTTATCAATACATTGAGTGAATGCTATCCGAATGCCCGGATAGACGTGCTCATGTATCTGGAAACGCAAGATATGCTGGCAGCCAACCCACGGATTAACCGGCTGATAACGATTGATCGTCAGTGGAAGAAACAGGGCATCGCCGCGCAACTGACCCACGAATACCGCCTGCTCAAAGACATTAAGAAACAAGGCTATGACATGGTGGTGAATCTGGCCGATCAGTGGCGTAGCGCATTGATTACCGGCCTGACCAAGGCACCTGTCAGGCTCGGGTTCAATTTTCCTAAACGTCAGCACCTTGTCTGGCGTCGCAGTCATACCCAGTTGGTAGAGACTGACGGCCATGCCACGCAGCACACGGTCGAACAAAATTTATCTATCCTGACTCCCTTGCACCTCGCCACCCTCAGTACACAGGTGTCGATGTGTTATACCCCGTCAGACTGGCAATACACTCAGTTACGCCTGCAACAGCAACAGGTGGGTGAGCGCTATATTGTGGTGCAGCCCACGTCACGCTGGTTATTCAAATGCTGGGATGAGATAAAATGGGCCGAGGTGATCGGTGCCCTGCATCAGGAGGGCTATCAGGTCGTGCTAACCTCTGGGCCGGAGGCCAGCGAGCAGCGCATGGTGGCGCAGATCATGGCGCATTCGCCCAAAGAGCGTGTTATTTCGCTCTCTGGCCAGTTAACGCTACGCCAGTTGGCCGCACTCATTGACCACGCCGCGCTATTTCTCGGTGTAGACTCGGTGCCAATGCACATGGCCGCCGCGCTACACACGCCCTGCATTGCCCTGTTCGGCCCCTCAAAGTTAACGTTCTGGCACCCCTGGCAGGCGAGCGGTGAGGTTATCTGGGCAGGCCACTATGGCGACTTGCCCGATCCTGATGATATTGATACCAACACCGAGCAGCGCTATCTGGATCTTATTCCCGCAGAGGATGTGATTGCCGCCGCCAGGAGACACTTATTGTGA
- a CDS encoding polysaccharide deacetylase family protein gives MSKPAFIITIDTEGDNLWQNDERILTENTRYLPRFQALCEQYGFKPTWLTNYEMASDPAYVEFARDVIARNQGEVGMHLHAWNSPPQFALTDNDWHYKPYLIEYPEAVMREKIAYMTSLLEDTFQMPMRSHRAGRWAMNADYARLLVEFGYRVDCSVTPRVNWQTASGAPNGEGGTDYRRFPRQAYFMDIHQIDQPGDSALLEVPMSIQYKHHAIVNGLKQAFGALAGKKRSPSVHWLRPKRNNLAQMKWVVEKTLAEGSDYVEFMLHSSEFMPGGSPTFTNEAQIEALYDDLTALFAWLSERTEGKTLYEYYQSIKVAKG, from the coding sequence ATGAGCAAACCCGCGTTTATCATTACGATTGATACGGAAGGCGACAACCTTTGGCAGAATGACGAGCGCATTTTGACGGAAAATACCCGCTATCTGCCGCGTTTTCAGGCATTGTGTGAACAATATGGTTTCAAGCCAACCTGGCTGACCAACTATGAGATGGCCAGCGATCCTGCGTATGTTGAGTTTGCGCGTGATGTTATCGCCAGAAATCAGGGTGAGGTCGGGATGCACCTGCACGCCTGGAACAGCCCCCCGCAGTTCGCTCTGACAGACAATGACTGGCACTACAAACCCTATCTTATCGAATACCCTGAAGCGGTCATGCGCGAGAAAATTGCCTATATGACCTCGTTGCTGGAAGACACCTTCCAGATGCCGATGCGCAGCCATCGCGCCGGGCGCTGGGCCATGAATGCCGACTATGCCAGGCTACTGGTAGAGTTCGGCTATCGGGTTGACTGTTCGGTGACGCCGCGCGTGAACTGGCAAACAGCGTCCGGCGCGCCAAATGGTGAAGGCGGAACCGATTATCGCCGCTTTCCGCGTCAGGCGTATTTCATGGATATCCACCAGATTGACCAGCCGGGTGATTCCGCGCTGCTTGAAGTGCCGATGAGCATTCAATATAAGCATCACGCCATTGTTAATGGGCTCAAACAGGCTTTTGGCGCGTTGGCGGGAAAAAAACGAAGCCCATCAGTACATTGGCTGCGCCCGAAAAGAAATAATCTGGCGCAGATGAAATGGGTGGTGGAAAAGACGCTGGCTGAAGGCAGCGATTATGTCGAATTCATGCTGCATTCTTCGGAATTTATGCCCGGCGGCAGCCCGACGTTTACCAATGAAGCACAGATTGAAGCGCTCTATGACGACCTGACGGCGCTGTTTGCCTGGCTTTCAGAACGCACAGAGGGCAAAACACTTTACGAATACTACCAGAGTATCAAGGTTGCGAAAGGATGA
- the rfaC gene encoding lipopolysaccharide heptosyltransferase RfaC, with the protein MRVLIVKTSSMGDVLHTLPALTDAMQVIHGIEFDWVVEEGFAQIPGWHPAVDRVIPVAIRRWRKNWFSAPVRAERAAFKQRLREKRYDAVIDAQGLLKSALLVTRLAHGNKHGLDWKSAREPLASWFYQYRHPVARQQHAVERIRALFAMSLNYRKPAEQGDYAIAARFLSTSVADTSPYLVFLHATTRDEKHWPETHWRELIALTAPTGLRILLPWGAEHEHQRAQRLAEGFAHVEVLPKLTLEQVAAVLAGAQVVVSVDTGLSHLTAALDRPNITLYGPTDPGLIGGYGKNQTAVISCNNKMDSISAENVFRQLTENDIKR; encoded by the coding sequence ATGAGGGTGCTGATTGTTAAAACCTCATCCATGGGCGATGTGCTGCACACCCTACCGGCATTGACCGATGCAATGCAGGTGATTCATGGCATTGAATTTGACTGGGTAGTGGAAGAGGGCTTTGCCCAGATACCCGGCTGGCATCCGGCAGTTGACCGCGTCATTCCCGTCGCCATTCGCCGCTGGCGTAAAAACTGGTTTAGTGCGCCGGTTCGTGCTGAACGCGCGGCGTTTAAACAGCGCCTGCGGGAAAAGCGCTATGACGCAGTCATAGACGCGCAGGGATTACTGAAAAGCGCCTTGCTGGTGACACGACTGGCCCATGGCAACAAGCACGGCCTTGACTGGAAAAGTGCGCGTGAACCGCTGGCAAGCTGGTTCTATCAATACCGCCACCCGGTCGCGCGCCAGCAACATGCCGTAGAGCGTATTCGCGCGCTGTTTGCCATGAGTCTCAATTACCGCAAACCGGCAGAGCAAGGCGACTATGCGATTGCCGCACGCTTTCTCTCAACGTCGGTTGCCGATACATCACCCTATCTGGTGTTCCTGCACGCGACCACGCGTGATGAAAAACACTGGCCGGAAACCCACTGGCGTGAACTGATAGCCCTGACAGCGCCAACCGGGCTGCGTATTCTGCTGCCCTGGGGAGCAGAACATGAACATCAACGGGCACAGCGTCTTGCCGAAGGCTTTGCGCATGTCGAGGTGCTGCCAAAGCTCACGCTGGAGCAGGTTGCCGCCGTGCTGGCGGGCGCGCAGGTCGTGGTATCGGTGGATACCGGTTTAAGTCACCTGACGGCGGCACTTGATAGGCCCAATATCACCTTATATGGCCCGACCGACCCTGGACTGATTGGCGGCTACGGGAAAAACCAAACGGCGGTGATATCTTGTAACAATAAGATGGACAGTATTTCCGCCGAAAATGTATTCAGGCAGCTCACAGAGAATGATATAAAACGCTAA
- a CDS encoding glycosyltransferase family 4 protein, producing the protein MTPLRIAIVRQKYRPDGGAERFVGRALEALTTENLQLNVITREWQGNRKADWQLHICNPGYWGRISRERGFANAARTLWQQQHFDVVQSHERIAGCDIYRAGDGVHHRWLQQRARLLPGWRSNLLFANRFHRYVMQAETAMYRAPQLKAVICNAEMIKREIMDEFGLPASKIHVIYNAIDSQHFLPASAEQRQQVRTALSLPEHSTVLVFVGSGFERKGLDAAIRALATTDRYLIVVGQDKAERKYRALATSLGCASRVRFVGVQKDPQPYYHAADGLLLPTLYDPFPNVILEAMACGLPVITSTTCGGAEFIQPGNNGYICDALDIAALAEAIMALPSAAPGSSMGAAARHRILDESPQKLSQKLISLYQTILE; encoded by the coding sequence GTGACACCACTACGCATTGCGATAGTTCGGCAAAAATACCGCCCCGATGGTGGCGCAGAACGGTTCGTCGGACGGGCGCTGGAAGCGCTGACCACCGAAAATCTGCAATTGAACGTGATTACGCGAGAATGGCAGGGCAACAGAAAGGCCGACTGGCAGCTACATATCTGCAATCCCGGTTACTGGGGGCGTATTAGCCGCGAGCGTGGTTTCGCCAACGCGGCGCGAACCCTGTGGCAACAGCAGCATTTTGACGTGGTGCAAAGCCATGAGCGTATCGCCGGTTGTGATATCTACCGGGCCGGTGATGGCGTGCACCATCGCTGGTTACAGCAGCGCGCACGGCTCTTACCGGGCTGGCGTAGCAACCTGCTGTTCGCTAACCGCTTTCACCGCTATGTGATGCAGGCGGAAACAGCGATGTACCGTGCGCCGCAGCTCAAGGCGGTTATCTGCAATGCGGAGATGATAAAACGCGAGATCATGGACGAATTTGGCCTGCCGGCCAGTAAAATCCATGTCATTTATAACGCTATCGACAGCCAGCACTTTCTGCCAGCCAGCGCCGAACAGCGCCAACAGGTGCGCACCGCGCTCTCCTTGCCAGAGCACAGCACCGTGCTGGTGTTTGTCGGCTCCGGCTTCGAGCGCAAAGGGCTGGATGCGGCCATCCGCGCACTGGCCACCACAGACCGCTACCTGATTGTCGTCGGCCAGGATAAAGCCGAACGCAAATACCGCGCCCTTGCCACATCGCTCGGTTGTGCATCCCGGGTGCGCTTCGTCGGTGTACAAAAAGACCCGCAGCCTTATTATCATGCCGCCGACGGCCTGCTATTGCCGACGCTCTACGACCCCTTCCCGAATGTGATTCTGGAAGCGATGGCATGCGGCCTGCCGGTTATCACTTCGACAACGTGTGGAGGCGCGGAGTTTATTCAACCGGGCAATAACGGGTATATTTGCGATGCGCTGGATATCGCCGCACTGGCCGAGGCAATAATGGCGCTGCCATCTGCTGCCCCCGGTAGTAGTATGGGCGCGGCTGCGCGTCATCGCATCCTTGATGAGTCGCCGCAAAAGCTGTCGCAAAAGCTCATCTCGCTCTACCAAACCATACTGGAGTAA
- a CDS encoding O-antigen ligase family protein translates to MLIFQKRTAISLLLAMTLLLCAFWASPSQILPFHRNFLIYSVFFIAMVYLSKDKNLLACIDIKKIKSVIWILAAMTVITLGCGLLFSPSHKEMLSAWQSQWLRPLMLFAYGLLFYPLILSYFKKITINWIITAIITSFWAPIFIHNLSIAYLSFKTGSIPWGDTYIFPSRLELSFQINLISIIIFTDLFLRIFNEEHLLKINTSTLIFFIINNIIATIFANTRWGTIGMILGLLSIGFVFFIKNIKKANLIKISIFLSLIIFSTITVGVFSYKEDPRWKGISGDMIVGWNAPSDSFCFIFNSPERTVPERNDGTPVNHSNACRMAYIHQATTFILEHPLGMGTSKTAFLYRLQEKYHNPRIDISHSHSGVLEYGLQYGIIGMLLWVIYNIVLMKKAYHAFFRENKKIGIVLLLISGGFFFRSAVDRILLDHYMEEYMFLCGLLLSLISYKGPQNNKVA, encoded by the coding sequence ATGTTGATATTTCAAAAAAGAACCGCAATATCATTATTATTGGCAATGACCTTGTTGTTGTGTGCTTTTTGGGCTAGTCCAAGTCAGATACTTCCATTTCACAGAAATTTTTTAATCTATTCTGTATTTTTTATTGCCATGGTCTATCTGTCAAAAGATAAAAACCTTTTAGCGTGTATAGATATTAAAAAAATAAAAAGTGTCATATGGATATTGGCGGCTATGACGGTTATCACACTTGGTTGTGGTCTTCTGTTTTCACCCTCTCATAAAGAGATGCTCAGTGCATGGCAAAGCCAATGGTTACGCCCGCTAATGTTATTTGCTTATGGCTTGTTATTTTACCCCCTGATTTTAAGTTATTTTAAGAAAATAACCATTAACTGGATAATTACTGCAATTATTACCAGCTTTTGGGCTCCAATATTTATTCACAACCTATCCATAGCATATTTATCCTTCAAGACAGGTAGTATCCCCTGGGGAGATACGTATATATTCCCATCCCGCCTTGAACTGAGCTTTCAAATCAACCTAATCAGTATCATTATTTTTACCGACTTATTTCTTCGTATTTTTAACGAAGAACACTTACTAAAAATCAACACCAGCACCCTGATTTTCTTTATCATTAACAATATTATCGCCACCATCTTCGCCAATACACGCTGGGGCACTATTGGTATGATTTTGGGGTTATTGTCTATCGGGTTTGTTTTTTTCATAAAAAACATAAAAAAAGCAAACCTCATAAAAATATCCATATTCCTGAGTTTAATCATATTCAGTACCATCACTGTTGGCGTGTTTTCTTATAAAGAAGATCCAAGATGGAAAGGCATCAGCGGGGATATGATAGTTGGCTGGAATGCACCGAGTGACAGCTTCTGTTTTATATTCAACAGCCCGGAAAGAACGGTTCCTGAGCGCAATGATGGCACACCCGTCAATCACTCCAACGCCTGTCGCATGGCCTATATTCATCAGGCAACAACATTTATTCTTGAGCACCCATTAGGCATGGGAACCAGTAAAACGGCCTTTCTTTACCGTTTACAGGAGAAATACCATAATCCGCGAATTGATATCAGCCACAGCCATAGTGGGGTTCTGGAGTACGGTTTACAGTACGGTATCATTGGCATGCTACTATGGGTGATATATAACATTGTCCTGATGAAGAAAGCCTACCATGCTTTTTTCAGAGAAAATAAAAAAATAGGTATAGTTTTATTATTAATTTCAGGTGGTTTCTTTTTCCGCTCTGCGGTAGATCGCATTTTGCTTGATCACTATATGGAAGAATATATGTTCTTATGTGGCCTTTTATTAAGTCTTATCTCATATAAAGGCCCGCAGAATAATAAGGTGGCATAA
- a CDS encoding glycosyltransferase family A protein yields the protein MENIDKNRRVDKAHIKLSYITHFYCNQNNINSVVSLLREYEKYDPALLDVIQFVIVDDGSPVSYDIPDVNLNITWLKINEDIKWNQAGARNLGVLYAQSDKFVVTDLDHIIHENTLRYMVERRNPGRSFFKIYRNASENPGKIYKGHSNLFFMSRARFMRFFGYDEEFSGNYGAEDYRFVKYQKYQGSVQRYLPKKYLCSERNLDREKSYHTLERDLSANTPIDARKKQEIETYGKDYGHSRMFLNFTWQITKTHHRPAPVPQENRWWKPLWWLRYAFGFLAR from the coding sequence ATGGAAAATATAGATAAAAACAGAAGAGTAGATAAAGCTCACATAAAACTGAGTTATATCACTCATTTTTATTGTAACCAAAACAATATAAATTCCGTTGTTTCGCTGTTGCGGGAGTATGAAAAGTATGACCCTGCACTGCTGGATGTGATTCAGTTTGTGATTGTGGATGATGGTTCTCCCGTCAGCTATGATATTCCTGACGTTAACCTCAACATCACCTGGTTAAAGATCAATGAAGATATCAAGTGGAATCAGGCGGGTGCCAGAAACCTCGGGGTGCTGTATGCACAATCGGACAAGTTTGTTGTTACCGATCTTGATCACATTATTCATGAAAATACGCTGAGATATATGGTTGAACGCCGTAATCCAGGCCGTTCCTTCTTTAAAATCTATCGCAACGCGTCAGAAAATCCCGGTAAAATTTATAAAGGCCACTCCAACCTGTTCTTCATGTCACGGGCAAGGTTCATGCGTTTCTTTGGCTATGATGAAGAATTTTCAGGGAATTATGGGGCGGAAGATTATCGTTTCGTGAAGTACCAAAAATATCAGGGCTCTGTTCAGCGCTACCTGCCGAAAAAATACCTTTGCTCGGAGCGCAATCTTGACCGGGAAAAATCCTACCATACCCTTGAGCGCGATCTTTCTGCCAACACGCCAATTGATGCCAGAAAAAAACAGGAAATAGAAACCTATGGCAAAGATTACGGTCATAGCCGGATGTTTCTGAATTTTACCTGGCAGATAACAAAAACCCACCACCGGCCAGCGCCGGTGCCGCAGGAAAACAGGTGGTGGAAACCATTGTGGTGGCTGCGTTACGCTTTTGGTTTTCTTGCCCGCTAA